In a genomic window of Oreochromis aureus strain Israel breed Guangdong linkage group 13, ZZ_aureus, whole genome shotgun sequence:
- the LOC116325724 gene encoding uncharacterized protein LOC116325724 isoform X2: protein MSDPETPTQPLIGARSHETTVNVGVPGQNGRSTRAYKVAGLTLLACVLIVGQAMTVYFVLSQKNDIKSLEDRNNKLETQVSRGNSAPAPMKMHLPLNSMVMSDFVDTDSSTGTPDDSSPPTTKCQLEASGVKPVQVPGFKPACEKNGLYKAQQCFGSLCWCVNTATGEQIDGSEREGQANCNVSVRAGSMMKMLSLPSEDN, encoded by the exons ATGTCCGACCCCGAGACTCCAACCCAACCTCTAATCGGCGCTCGCAGCCATGAAACAACCGTCAATGTTGGAGTGCCAGGACAGAA tggccgCTCTACCCGGGCTTATAAGGTGGCAGGATTGACCCTTCTGGCCTGTGTGCTGATTGTGGGCCAGGCGATGACCGTCTATTTCGTCCTGAGCCAGAAGAATGACATCAAATCTCTGGAGGATCGGAACAACAAACTTGAGACACAGGTGTCACGAGGCAACTCTG CTCCTGCACCCATGAAGATGCATCTGCCCTTGAACTCCATGGTGATGTCGGACTTTGTGGAcacg GACTCTTCAACTGGAACCCCAGATGATTCAT CCCCTCCTACCACCAAGTGCCAGCTGGAGGCTTCTGGCGTGAAGCCTGTTCAGGTGCCAGGTTTCAAACCTGCCTGTGAAAAGAATGGCCTCTACAAGGCCCAGCAGTGCTTCGGGTCCCTTTGCTGGTGTGTGAACACAGCCACCGGGGAACAGATTGATGGAAGCGAGCGCGAAGGACAAGCCAATTGCAATGTGTCCGTCCGTGCTG GCAGCATGATGAAAATGCTGAGTCTTCCCAGTGAGGACAATTAA
- the LOC116325726 gene encoding SLC35A4 upstream open reading frame protein-like: MANDKNPLGQLKDLVELKDQLEDIQKRVEDEIQAGVPPGGSLLASPFLKGFLAGYVVARLRSSALLGVAIGTCTGMYAAQNYAVPNIEETIKDYIRNLKGGRK, encoded by the exons ATGGCTAATGACAAG AATCCACTGGGCCAACTCAAGGATCTCGTGGAGTTAAAAGACCAGTTGGAGGACATTCAGAAACGGGTAGAAGATGAGATACAGGCTGGAGTTCCTCCA GGGGGCAGTCTGCTTGCTTCTCCTTTCTTGAAGGGTTTTCTTGCTGGGTACGTTGTCGCTAGACTTCGCTCTTCAGCGCTGCTAGGCGTTGCCATAGGCACGTGTACAGGGATGTATGCAGCTCAAAATTATGCTGTTCCCAACATCGAAGAAACCATTAAAGACTACATACGCAACCTGAAAGGAGGACGCAAGTAA
- the LOC116325724 gene encoding uncharacterized protein LOC116325724 isoform X1, producing MNYHKQPITNSVCEKNANQSRDWQCGIPLPSAFSSFCLSSAIKVCVCVKMSDPETPTQPLIGARSHETTVNVGVPGQNGRSTRAYKVAGLTLLACVLIVGQAMTVYFVLSQKNDIKSLEDRNNKLETQVSRGNSAPAPMKMHLPLNSMVMSDFVDTDSSTGTPDDSSPPTTKCQLEASGVKPVQVPGFKPACEKNGLYKAQQCFGSLCWCVNTATGEQIDGSEREGQANCNVSVRAGSMMKMLSLPSEDN from the exons ATGAACTATCACAAACAGCCAATCACAAATTCAGTTTGTGAAAAAAACGCCAACCAGAGTAGAGATTGGCAGTGCGGGATTCCCCtgccttcagctttcagttcCTTCTGTCTTTCATCAGCCATAAAG GTTTGTGTTTGCGTGAAGATGTCCGACCCCGAGACTCCAACCCAACCTCTAATCGGCGCTCGCAGCCATGAAACAACCGTCAATGTTGGAGTGCCAGGACAGAA tggccgCTCTACCCGGGCTTATAAGGTGGCAGGATTGACCCTTCTGGCCTGTGTGCTGATTGTGGGCCAGGCGATGACCGTCTATTTCGTCCTGAGCCAGAAGAATGACATCAAATCTCTGGAGGATCGGAACAACAAACTTGAGACACAGGTGTCACGAGGCAACTCTG CTCCTGCACCCATGAAGATGCATCTGCCCTTGAACTCCATGGTGATGTCGGACTTTGTGGAcacg GACTCTTCAACTGGAACCCCAGATGATTCAT CCCCTCCTACCACCAAGTGCCAGCTGGAGGCTTCTGGCGTGAAGCCTGTTCAGGTGCCAGGTTTCAAACCTGCCTGTGAAAAGAATGGCCTCTACAAGGCCCAGCAGTGCTTCGGGTCCCTTTGCTGGTGTGTGAACACAGCCACCGGGGAACAGATTGATGGAAGCGAGCGCGAAGGACAAGCCAATTGCAATGTGTCCGTCCGTGCTG GCAGCATGATGAAAATGCTGAGTCTTCCCAGTGAGGACAATTAA